The Streptococcus sp. DTU_2020_1001019_1_SI_AUS_MUR_006 sequence ATCATCGAAAATATCGGTCATGCAGCAAATCGTGGTATTGTGATAGAAAATCCTAACTTCACAGTTGATATGGACAAACTTTTAGAAACAAAATCTAAAGTTGTTAATACTCTTGTTGGTGGTGTTGCAGGACTCCTTCGTAGTTACGGAGTTGATGTTCATAAGGGTATCGGTACAATCACTAAAGATAAGAATGTCTTGGTAAATGGTTCTGAATTGCTTGAAACTAAGAAGATTATCCTTGCTGGTGGTTCAAAAGTAAGCAAAATCAACGTTCCTGGTATGGAATCATCACTTGTGATGACGAGTGACGACATCCTAGAAATGAACGAAGTACCAGAAAGCCTTGTGATCATTGGCGGTGGTGTTGTCGGAATCGAACTTGGACAAGCCTTCATGACGTTCGGTTCAAAAGTTACCGTTATCGAAATGATGGACCGTATTGTTCCAGCTATGGATGCGGAAGTATCTAAGAATCTTCGTTTAATCCTTGAACGTAAAGGTATGACTATCTTGACAGACACTAAACTTCAAGAAATCATTGAAGAAGATGGCAAACTTCGTATCAAGGTTGAAGGAAAAAATGATATCATTGCTAACAAAGCTCTTCTATCAATCGGACGTGTTCCAGACCTTGAAGGTATCGGTGAAGTTGAATTTGAATTAGAACGTGGCCGTATCAAGGTTAACGAATACATGGAAACTTCTGTTCCAGGTATCTACGCACCAGGTGATATCAACGGTACTAAGATGTTGGCTCACGCTGCCTTCCGTATGGGTGAAGTTGCGGCTGAAAATGCGCTTAAAGGAAACCACGCTGTTGCCAAATTGAACTTGACTCCTGCAGCTATTTATACACTTCCTGAAGTAGCAGCTGTTGGTTTGACTGAAGAACAAGCTCGTGAAAAATACGATGTTCAAATTGGTAAATTTAACTTTGCTGCAAACGGACGTGCAATTGCATCAGATGCTGCTCAAGGATTTGTTAAAGTCATTGCAGACAAGAAATATGGTGAAATCCTTGGTGTTCATATCATTGGTCCTGCTGCTGCAGAGTTGATCAACGAAGCGTCAAGTATCATCGAAATGGAAATCACTGTTGAAGAAATGCTTAAGACAATCCACGGACACCCAACATACTCTGAAGTTATGTACGAAGCATTTGCTGATGTTCTTGGAATGGCCATCCATTCACCTAAGAAAAAATAAAGATAGATAGTTTAGACTGGAATTTTTTTCCAGTCTCTATCGTATAAAGGGATATCATGAAATATATTATCAATCATTCAAACGACACTGCCTTTAATATCGCTTTAGAGGAATATGCTTTTAAACACCTTTTGGACGAGGATCAAATCTTCCTTCTTTGGATTAACAAACCGTCTATCATTGTTGGTCGTCACCAGAATACTATTGAAGAAATTAACCGTGATTATGTTCGAGAAAATGGTATTGAGGTGGTCCGCCGTATCAGTGGTGGTGGAGCTGTTTACCACGATTTAAACAACCTCAACTACACCATCATTTCAAAAGAAGATGAAAACAAGGCCTTTGACTTCAAGAGCTTCTCAACTCCAGTTATCAATACCTTAGCTCAACTAGGCGTTAAAGCTGAGTTCACAGGCCGTAATGACCTTGAGATTGATGGCAAAAAATTCTGTGGCAATGCCCAAGCCTATATCAATGGCCGTATTATGCACCATGGTTGTCTTCTCTTTGACGTGGACTTGTCAGTCCTAGCTAACGCACTTAAAGTGTCTAAAGATAAGTTTGAATCAAAAGGGGTTAAATCAGTCCGTGCTCGAGTAACTAATATTATCGATGAGTTGCCAGAAAAAATCACTGTTGAAGAATTCCGTGATCTACTTTTGGAATACATGAAAAAAGAATATCCTGAAATGACAGAATATGTATTTTCAGATGAAGAATTGGCTGAAATCAATCGAATCAAAGAAACTAAGTTTGGAACTTGGGACTGGAATTATGGGAAATCACCTGAATACAATGTCCGCCGTGGAACAAAATTCCCAAGTGGTAAGGTTGAAATCTTCGCTAACGTCATTGAATCAAAAATCCAAGACATCAAGATCTACGGTGACTTCTTCGGTATCGAAGATGTTGCAGCCGTGGAAGATGTTCTTCGTGGCGTTAAATACGAACGTGAAGATGTTCTTAAAGCCCTTCAAACCATTAACTTAGGCCGTTACTTCGCAGGGATCACTGCAGAAGAAATTGCTGAGGCAGTGGTTGAATAAAGCAAAAAGAAGTTGGTTTTTCCCAGCTTCTTTTTTTGTAGCTATTATTTACATAAATTATATTATGTAGTTTATAAGCTGTCTAAAGCATTTTTCTGTTCATCATTGACAATATGGGTATACAAGTCAGTAACTTGTGTGCTGGCATGTCCCAGTTGATGGCTTACCAAAACCTGCGACTTGGTTGCATCATAGAGACGAGTTGCAAGCGTATGGCGTAGTTTGTGGGGAGTTACCCGAACTTTGAAGTCTTCTGAATACTTGGCCACCATCTTTTCGACACTAGAAGCATCGATACGGTTTGGAACACCTCGATACAAGGTCAGAAAGAGAGCTGTATCAGTCCTTTCTGTCTTATAACGTTTGTCTCGAATAGCAAGATATTGCTCCAGATAAGGCTTAGCAAAGGCGGCTACATTTACCGAATCGCGTTTCCCACCTTTTCGAGTGACGTCAATGACCATCATCTTAAGATTGAGGTCACGAAGGTCTAGGTTAACAGCTTCAGATAAACGGACACCAGATGCCAAGAGAAGGGCGATAATGGCCAAATCACGTTCCTTATTTTTTTTAAACGATGATAGAGCACGATTTGAGAGTTGTTGTGGGTACTCTTGGTCGATATAAGTCAGAAAACCTTCTGTTTCATCACCTAAAAAGAGTTTTTGCTTGATATTCTCAGCCCGTGCAGCC is a genomic window containing:
- the xerS gene encoding tyrosine recombinase XerS, which gives rise to MKREILLERIDKLKQVMPWYVLEYYQSKLAVPYSFTTLYEYLKEYDRFFTWVLESGISDADTMANIPLDVLENMTKKDMESFILYLRERPLLNANTTKNGVSQTTINRTLSALSSLYKYLTEEVENEQGEPYFYRNVMKKVATKKKKETLAARAENIKQKLFLGDETEGFLTYIDQEYPQQLSNRALSSFKKNKERDLAIIALLLASGVRLSEAVNLDLRDLNLKMMVIDVTRKGGKRDSVNVAAFAKPYLEQYLAIRDKRYKTERTDTALFLTLYRGVPNRIDASSVEKMVAKYSEDFKVRVTPHKLRHTLATRLYDATKSQVLVSHQLGHASTQVTDLYTHIVNDEQKNALDSL
- the lpdA gene encoding dihydrolipoyl dehydrogenase; translation: MALEVIMPKAGVDMTEGQIVQWNKKVGEFVKEGEILLEIMTDKVSMELEAEEDGYLIAILKGDGETVPVTEVIGYLGEEGENIPSAGAPAPEASPAPAVSASNDDGKSDDAYDIVVIGGGPAGYVSAIKAAQLGGKVALVEKSELGGTCLNRGCIPTKTYLHNAEIIENIGHAANRGIVIENPNFTVDMDKLLETKSKVVNTLVGGVAGLLRSYGVDVHKGIGTITKDKNVLVNGSELLETKKIILAGGSKVSKINVPGMESSLVMTSDDILEMNEVPESLVIIGGGVVGIELGQAFMTFGSKVTVIEMMDRIVPAMDAEVSKNLRLILERKGMTILTDTKLQEIIEEDGKLRIKVEGKNDIIANKALLSIGRVPDLEGIGEVEFELERGRIKVNEYMETSVPGIYAPGDINGTKMLAHAAFRMGEVAAENALKGNHAVAKLNLTPAAIYTLPEVAAVGLTEEQAREKYDVQIGKFNFAANGRAIASDAAQGFVKVIADKKYGEILGVHIIGPAAAELINEASSIIEMEITVEEMLKTIHGHPTYSEVMYEAFADVLGMAIHSPKKK
- a CDS encoding lipoate--protein ligase → MKYIINHSNDTAFNIALEEYAFKHLLDEDQIFLLWINKPSIIVGRHQNTIEEINRDYVRENGIEVVRRISGGGAVYHDLNNLNYTIISKEDENKAFDFKSFSTPVINTLAQLGVKAEFTGRNDLEIDGKKFCGNAQAYINGRIMHHGCLLFDVDLSVLANALKVSKDKFESKGVKSVRARVTNIIDELPEKITVEEFRDLLLEYMKKEYPEMTEYVFSDEELAEINRIKETKFGTWDWNYGKSPEYNVRRGTKFPSGKVEIFANVIESKIQDIKIYGDFFGIEDVAAVEDVLRGVKYEREDVLKALQTINLGRYFAGITAEEIAEAVVE